Within the Drosophila melanogaster chromosome 3R genome, the region CTTTGCGCGCCAATTTCAAGTTGTTAATTCTGTGAAAACCCATAGAGTACCGAAATCCCGCACATAATGCGCATTTGGCGCCATTTGAATGATAAAAATTCCAGGAATTTCAGTTCTTTTTCGTCGTGtattaatgtatatttaaaattgatgGTCTTTGTTCAATAATATTGCCTTTTTTGATGCAAAAATAAGCTTTgcttaaataataatcattacatggtaaaatatttgttttcttgtttgcatttgcgTTTCGGTGCCTTGTTGTTCGGTTACGgattacataaaaataaacaaataataagcGTAAATTGTACCTAGCAGAAGTTTACAACTTTCAACTCTTAAACGATAGATCttataaataaagttttatggATGAAATTAATGAgcgtgtttgtttttgtgtgatatttgttttctttttttttttttgtttttagccaTTTTTTGTTCTGCTTATCATCTACAAATGATTAAGGGGTCTGATTTCGGGATCGGcctcttaaatttaaatgacatGGTTCCTCACGTTTTTAGATTATAATGCACATTTTTCGTTTGCTTGTTCGTTGGTTATCTTTAAAATTTGAACTAGAGTGCTTAAATAATTGAACTAAAGCCGAAaccataaaaacaataataactaAACAAAAGCGTTAAATTCCAAATGAAATTGTCTGTTTTGCATGAATGCGAGTGTCGGGTGTGTGTCTGCGTCGTGTGCGAGAAACTTAGTCTACGGAttaacaaatgaaaatcaacaaaaatcaACTTAAAAGCAGCATGAAATAAATACCCCTATACGTCTATATATACAATACGATAACACCCAAACTTAGATAACGAACTGCACGATCATCCCACAACCTACAGCATCAGTCGCGAGCGCGACTTCTTTAGCCGCCCGGTGGCACCGCCCAGGCCATCGCCGTTCCAGGACTTGGACTTGGCGCGAAAGTGGCGATAGGCCTCGTTGTAGGCGGGATCCAGCATGGTGCGGTAGGCATGTGGTTCGCACAGCTCAACGTGCGACTCGAAGAACTCCTTGTAGCCGTTGTGCAGCAGATAGATCTCGGGATAGTGCAACGCCGGATAGGCGTTGGTATTCCTCTCGCGATCCAGATTACGCAGGAAGCGGGACATTTTCGGTCCACGCTCCGAGGAGAATTCGCAGTGGAAGATAATGATGTTGCGCTTGTGTCCCGATTCGgcgttctgctgctgctgcagctcagTCTGTTGGACGGTGAGGAACTCATCGAGGATCTGCTCGGTGGTGTACAGGTTCTTGGCTCCCTCGATGTGGCCGCCCTCGAATTCGTAGGGGTAGCGGCAGTCGATGATGCGGTAGCTGGCCACCTTATCGCTGAACTCGCCCTTAAGCAGGCGAGCCACTGTTTCGCTGGAGATGCTCTTCAGATCCCGATGACGACCCTCCATCAGGGGCAGGGCATAGGCTTTGCTGAAGTCGCCGATTAGCTCGGGCTCGTTGCGGTTCTCGGAGCGGGCCAGGGCGGACATGATCTCGGCGTCGTTCAGGGACATGCACTTCCTCAGTGGAGGGGGGTGGCTAATCGTGACCTGGCTGAGTGGGCTGGGTGCGGGGCAGTTCTCCTTCTCAACGGCGGCGCAGCGATGGCGTTTGCTCTGGATGGGCGAGCAGTTGGCCGATGCTGGCGGTTCCGGGCGCTTGAAGCAATCCCGGGCAGTCTCTGGGGTCTTTGGTGGTGgggtggtggtgctgttggtgttgctctCCGTCATGCTGAGGCACCTTCTGACCGAAGGGCGGCGCATGGACAGACCCGCTGGCGATTTGGCAGCAGGCTGCTCCTTGATCTGGCCGCTGATCAGCGAGTTTAGGCCACTGGGGAAGCCCAGGGCGGTCTGTTGGCTCTGCGACTCCATCTCGAAGAGCTCCATGTACTCATCGTCCATGGAGGACTCCATGGAGCATGTGGAGGACAGGCTGTTGAAGATGCGGAAGCTGCGCGCCGGCGTGTGATCACTTGATACTCCCATAGCTGGCAGAATTTTCGGCTGGCGGACGATCTGGAAGCGCTGGGGCGAGCCCTCCGGCGAGAGCAGACCCATCAGCTCCGGACTGGCCGATCGCTGCTGATCCTGGGGCACAACGTCGTCGTCGTAGAACGACAGCTCCTCCTGGTCCATGCTCATCAGTTCCAGGGAACGGCGAGCACGACGAGATCCACTCATTTTGTTGATGCTACTCGAACTGCTGGTGTTATTACTGCAAGAGCAAACAAAGAGAGGGGGAGGATTAGTCAACTGTTCGGCATCGAGGAAGAGAGCTGCTTTTGCTTCCCTAAACTCTCGCAAGAGCGGGTCATTAAACCCAGCTAAAAATACTGACAaactggtggtggtggtggcgttGGTGGtgtaaaaacaacaaaaataccCGAGAAAATACAGAGAGGGGTTGTTGTAATTGGGTGAAGAGGGAGCTGAACTAGAAATTTACTTTAATGCAGCTTCGAAAACTGGAATTTTTGGGATTCGACTTGCGCACACGATATCATTgataccattttttttttttttgataatttttacAATTCCCTAAAATTGCGAGGGAACCGTTGCGTACCGCCttatcttcttcttcttgatTCTACTTAAGCATTAGCGGTTCTCCAAATGGAATTCCCTTTTGCTTTTCGCATGCATCTGCTTTTCAGCTTGACTTTTGCTTTTGGGTCACACGTCACGCAAGCGCAGCGAtaatacaacaaaaacacGCCACAAAGAACCGCAAAGAACACGGAGGAAAAAAGgaacaaaaatcgaaaaaaaaaaaatgactgACTGACGGACGACGGACAAAAAGcattttttgctgctgcttttttttggAGCCTCGCGGAAGCCGGtttaatgaatgaaaaacGGCAAGCGAGCAACAAAACAACAGCTGAgcgccaaaataaaaatcgggcAAAAAGCAAACGTGCCGAGCGTGATAAAAAGAACTCTTACTTTTGTTGGCCCCATCGTTTacatttctgttttttgtattttttttttgctttgctgttgttgctgttgctcttgaACTTGCACTTTTTATCGCGTATTTTCAACTGGTATTCCTGGTGCAAAAGGGGTTTGCTGTTGCTAATCCTTGGGCGGCATAATTACCTGATATTGCAATCCATGCTGCAGTTGTTTTCCTCCACAATAGTTTCCCACAgcattttgttggttttgttgtGTTATGTGTTGCGTTGGTTGCTTCGAAGAGCCGAAGATGTTTGATTTCGCTGGCGAGTCTGAAGCCGAAGAAATTGCTAAAACACAATTTGTTCTTGGTCACTCTGCACTCATTTACAGTTTGTTTTTAGAATTTGAGATGGTAGTCCTTGGTTTTTGGCTAGTATTGCATTTTAGTTAATTtaggtttttttgttttttttttttgttaatgtGTCCGTTTGAGcatgattttttgttttgtatttcggAGTGTGGTTGTGCgaggtttttctttttcttcaatAATTTGAACCGCACAATCTCAATTCACCGAACGAGGAACCGAAAGGCTGAACAAGAAGAGCTGTTGACTCGACGACGAACTGAGAACGAATGTGCTGAATATGCCGAGCAGCTGGTTTTTATAACCGCACCCCGGCcgatcacgatcagctgatgAGCTAATGGGCGCGAGCGAGATGGCGCGCGTTTTTTGTTCTCTCTGCTTCGCTCTTTAGCTCTTAGTTCTCAGCTCCTTTCCTTTGCCTTCCCATCCTATCCTTTCCTTCCTATCCTTCCCAGAAGTGCCAATAGAAGAGGAAGGGAGACGGGCAACGAGCGACACCAACACACATAACGGGGACGGGGCCAGAGCCATGTGCGATGCGAAAAGGAAAACTGGGAAAATGGGAGAATCAGGATCATATGGACTCAGTTTTGGAAATCTCTGCTCATGTGGAGCACAAGAGTGCCGGCAACAGGTAGAATCCTTTCCCCTGCACTTCCCCTATCGCAAAATCCCGCACCGAATACCAATGTCCCGAGAAACGAGGAGAATCTGGCGCCTTGGTGGTCGCCAGCTCTATGGAGGCCACTGATTTTGGCGCGCGAGCTTTTATACCGCGACGCGTACCGCCGAAGGGGATCCGAAGTCGCCACAATTGGAGCCGAAGTGGAGCCGAGGAGGCTCCGAACCGAACACATGTGAAAATAGTGTGGAGCCCCAAGAAGCGAAGAGGAAACGCTGAAGAACTGCGCGAATCTTTAAGCAGAATTTCAAGGCGGCATCGATTGTGTCGTTTGCAGGTAATAATGTGAGATCCACGCATTCCTGCTGCCCCCTGTCCCCCCTTGTAACCCCTCCCTGAAAACTACATATCAGCAGGTAGTGGCCGCAGTCATATGATCGCCGCACCGGCGGGATGGGCGGTCgtggagggggcgtggctccTTTGTGTTCTGCAGACGTAGACGCCAATGTCGTTAAATGAGCAAAGCTTCCAGCCACAGAGATCCATTCACAGGTAGCACTCTACACGATGGACCGTGTGTCTTTAATGAGAATCCGTACAAACACAGATCTTAAGCTAGATAAACTACTACTAACAGTAGCAAACACGTGGAAAATCATGATGTCAACCATGCGATATGACCAATAATCGATAATGTGAAGCTCAGACTAGTTGCCCACGCCGAAGCTCCACTGTAGCCCCTCGTTTGTGTGCAATCGCGGCAAAGTTAAAGCAAAAATCGAGTTACATATGCGCCGATGCCCTGCGGGAGTCATTCTGGAGGATCCGAGGGGTTCACTAAGGAGGGTTGGGGGTTTGCGAACACCCATGGGCTGTGCTGTGCAGTTCGAGTGTGTTTTTGTAAGGTTCGCGGCAAACAAATGAAGGACAGGCCAGTGCAACCAGGCCATATCATTCACACCGCTTGAAGAGCAGGCGAAAGTAAATGATTTCGGGACCAACCACAGCCGAAGCCACCAACCAAATGAGCTACGGTTTCATTCCGCTGAATTCCTTTGGCcagcttttgttgttgctgcaggaAGAGCCGAGAGGATCATCTTTATGGAAAACAACCAGCACAAAACGACGAGAAGGACGCAGAAATCATAAAGTGGTTTTGAACAAGTTAAAAAAGCGCATAGGGAAGGAAAAAGCTCAGAACCAATCTCATTCATAGCGATCCGAGCGCACAGTGTGGCAAAATACATATACTAGAGGTAAATCTGTGAACTTACTACTACTATTTAAAAGTAGTTTCTAGCTCGAGTTGTTCtgctattttcatttttacttACCAAATTCTTATCCAGTTTTTATGCTTTTATTCATTCCAATTATAGCCTCGCAATTATGGATTTCAGATAATACCACCGTGATATCGCCGGGCTCCAGAAAAAGGGCAAAGCGGAGGAAGCGGAATCAAAAGCGTATGCAAaagcacactcacacacgtgtgtgtgcgtgtgtgagtgggtAAATTTGATAAAGAATGAGAATAGGCTGCGGAGAAAGAAATTGCAGCAACAATgtgaatggaaatgggaatggggcaCAACAATAGCGGGGGACCTCAAAAACAGCAtaacgaacaaaaaaaatcacagGACCAGCAAAAAGTGAAGAGCTAAATTGTAAATCGAAATTCCAAGAAGTGAGCTTTGAGCATCGgctcttattttatttttttctcgGTCGTCTGTGCATTAAAATGCCTGCAAAGTGTGCGAAAAAAGCGTTTGAGATACTTTTGTGCGCGCGCGCTTTTCGCAAATCACTGCCAAAAGGGTTAAGGGTGGTGCGGTGGGCAGGCATGGGTTAAAGGCTGGGCGGTCCCAGTTTTCGCgcgcgtgtgtttgtgtgtggtagacaatgcaatgcaattagAAGGAAGCGCAAAGAGGGGCCAGCGATCAGATGTCTAGGTGAGAGATACAAAAAGCGCAAATTTTCAACATCCCTCTAAAAGCtattgaaatgcaatttatttataatttaattattaatttatttcagaTAAATCTGCATAGTACATACTGGTAAGTGCACACTATTTAGCAATATAATTATCTTAGTATATTGCATATATTATCTTCTCAATTCTTTCGACTTATATCAAGATTTTCTTGTATGCAATTTTCTTTCCCCTACTCTTCCCCTTTCCCCTAACAAAACGCAGGGGCAATGGTATGGACAGGGGAAGTCCCGTGGTACATAAGGTGCGAATGGAAGAGAAGTAGAGAAGAGGTGCGCACACAGATACTGATTAGAATGCAGGACGAAGAAACAGTTAGACAGGGATAGCGGTTCCCTCTCTCATATGTTCGATCAGCTGATCGGGCCCAGGAGCGAAGGATATGAACAGCAGGGAGGCCGAATTAGTcctgctgtgtgtgtgtgtgcgatggGGGAAGGGGAATGTAGGAGGGGGTGGGGAAGGATAGAAGGAGCGTTCACAACGTGCGCGCGCAAATTCCAGAACACGAGCTGAGGAAGAAAGAGGGAGAGGAGAGCGAGGAACGAACGAGCAGGGAGGGGGTGGGGGCAGGAGCAAGGAAGAAGGAGGCAGGAGGCGCGGCGCTGAGATTTCTCagcagaaagagagagggagagaggcAGAGAAGTGCAGCGCTGCCGAAGAAGTAGGTGAAGCGCAGGGAATAGCCTTGCTTACTttagattttttgtttttgcgccAAAACCTTTTCGTACtagtgtgtgtatttgtgcgCAGGACTCGTTTTagtgcgaaagagaggggGCGCAGAGGAGTCAAATCGATCCGCATTCTGTTTATCTTTCGCTGCCTTCTCCTTTGGCCGTGATTTTGTCTTCTTGCCTTTTtgttatatgtattttttaagTCGCGTTCTGTTCGTTTTTCTCGTCTACAAACCGATTGTGAGAAATATTGTATCTTCGAGATACATTTCGTTACTTGACTTTCCGTCGTTGCGTGCCGTTCTTCTTTCATTTTTCATCTCACTTGCCTTTATGGCTGGCCCCACTAATTGATTCTCtgcataaattttatttaaagcttTAATAAATGTCAAAATAAGCAATTCATTTCGATGTTAGAGAACGCACACCCATATACTATACATGCCGCCCATTGTCAGTTGTCCGCGAAATGAAGCTCTCTCCCGGACAATCAATTGCCGGGTTCAGAGTTTAAATGTGAAAGAAAGCTGAAGAAGAGGAAATCAACTGTCCATTAGTGTTGAATGGGATCTCCATGGGTGGGTGTTGTGTCATCATATGATTTGCGAGGTAGGAGGATATCGCAATCAACTGGTACACCATGCCCCTTAAGGTTCGAATAGCCTGAGAAGATGGTTCAAGATTTATTAAGATTTTATTACACAAACTAAAGCATACACAATGGCAAAGCATAGTGATTGTacatatctatctatatctaaCTCAAATATTGAAGATATGGTCATTCTGAACATCCCTTGGTTCCTCTGATAAGCTGGGGCTTGCAATTCAAGTTCCAAGTTCCGATTCTTGCAGTTGCTTGGCTGTTTAAGAGAGAGCTCTATGTAAATGCTTTGTATAGCATTGTTGAATGATATCGTATCTGAACTATACAGCAGCCTCAGGAAGTACTAATCAACGTTATTTTCTTCTTCCGTCGTACTGAGAGTACACATTTTTAACGGCTAGGCGGTACAACAAAAGTTATTATTGTGCGGCAACATCGGCGACTGGGGAATGCCGGGTTCGCTATGTAGACCAACATAAAGTCACTGTTCGAGGTCCCCTAATAAGCGAACAAAGTTCTTGACACGCTTTGATATGCCACATGTATTTCTATGCTCTTTAGAAGGGGGTATCATAATTGTAGCtatgatttttaaaaatatctttaaaatatGTTACTCTATATGATGTACTTCAATACAGAAAACCCCAAAGCTTGAATAATACTTTTCATAACCACATTCAAATCACAAGATTGgttaaaagtaataatataatacatatgtacaatttatttaagagTATCCCATTTTCGTTCTGCATCACCATCCTTGCTCCAAtgtttatttgaatatttttatgagTTGCGCGCATTTCAATTCGATTTTGATATGCCTGTCGCACATATTGGGGTTTCCAGGCCAGCTCAGGGTGATGCGAATATGAAGATTAGATTGGAATCCGGAGCGGCATAGTGCTCATCTGCCTGCCACATTGCTGCCAGGCAAGCAGTGGATGCGATGAGACCCCATCAAAGAGCACACGCTGCGTGCCACTTGAGTTTCCCAGGCCTCGTTCCGTAACTCCAATGTGATCTATTTTTGCACTGGACTAGGTTTCCCACAGCACCCCCTCCCGACTCTCGATATTGGCAAACACAATTAGTTTGTGTTTTACTGACAATTTTCTATATAATTTGAATAGTAGCAGCGGCCGATCCTTTGTCCTGGTCAAGTGGATGCTCATTTATTCGGGACTCGGCACATGGTCGTTCCTTTCTTGCAACTCCGCTCGGTTTTGTTTTCGCCAAATAGCAATTTGGGTCACAATGTGTGCAACAACATACAACTAAAACAAGTGGCACACAATGATCTCCTGGCCGTCCGTCAATTGTCCTTCGGCCAGTGCAAAAACACTGTTGTTCTTGTCACATGCAATCGGAGCGATTTGGTTCCCACACAGCAGGCAATTTGGGATCTTTCCTTTTTCTCGGTTTTTTACGAGCCTCGGATGACTTCTCAAGTGGTTCGACTTTTTGGCGCGCAAATCTTTGGCTGTGCGGCCCAGATATAGGGGTTCTTAAAATAGCATCCACACCAACCTTGTCGCCAAGCGGCAAGATAAGAGTTTTGTTTGTCTCGATGGGGCAATGATGcaatatttaagtttttactGTTTCCATTTGTACGATTAATCTGGGTTTCTCAGATGAAGGTCAATATTTTTGGATATACTGCAAATCGtagtattttattatatttccaTATTGGATATGGAGATTGAGATATCTCCACAAAGAACGGACCCCCTCCCTGGTCATTCTTGATTTCTGAATCCCCTGCTATATAAATAAACCATGCGTGTGATCTATTGCTCACCCCTTTGATGATGgtcaatattttatttgtatattaatATCAGCCACGCGACTGACCCACGAACTGACCACTGGTCGGCTAATTTCCCGAACCAGCTAGCCAATTTCCAGATAGCCTTGGGAAATGTCGGAAATTAATCAAGAAAAAGGATAGAGGCAACCCTTCGCTGCTGGCGAATCCTTTTCAACCCGATTCCAACGCGTATGCACAGCATGTAATTAATTGATTAACGTTCTTAGGGATAGCATTATGTATCCGGGATTGATGTGAGCCGATCTTATCGCCTTACAAACTGGAAGACTCAACACATTTGGCCCAACCCCTTTCGCCATCGccgatttgtttttttttttttgcttggcCTGTCCAGATCTGGGACAATGAATACGGGAATAAGGGATAAGATGATGAGGGAGGGGTGGAGTAGTACGGGCATCTCTGGACGATCCGATCCACTCGAGAAAGCTGATCTTAATCTTCATCTCCATGTTGCCTAATGCGCAGTTCTTGTGGTTCTCGGAAATAGTCGCGCTTTTGACAAATTCCCCATGACACGCGGGGAAATCAGTCAAAAAAATCATCTTAAGCATGTCCTGGTCCAGTGATTTTTCAATGTCTTGCCGCATTACACAGCACATTAGGCGACATCGATCTGCTCGTGGTTGTTGCATAATCGGAAAGCGGTATTTCCCCAGGCAGCTGCACCCATTTCGCACCATTTTCATTCCCAGACAGGATAGGATGGGCTGTGCTTCGACGTCCTGGGATCCGGACAGCCAGTTCGCCTTGGAAGGGGCAAGAAGGCAAAAAGCAGGAAAGCAGGAAAGCAAGTCCTGCCAGCAGGGACGTCCAATTGCATTGTTTTACTAACAACATCAAAGTTATGACAAGATTTTGTCTATCAAGCGGCTCTCCACCCCGGAATTCCGGGCGGAGGGAGGGTTTCGAGATCGACGGACTGTCTGAGGTGCTCAGTTTCCCATTTCTCTGACTGACAGCACCTTTCCCTTCGCTCACCTTAAGATGCAGTACGATtcgaatttcaaatttaatcgcatatacaaattt harbors:
- the stg gene encoding string, isoform A — translated: MLWETIVEENNCSMDCNISNNTSSSSSINKMSGSRRARRSLELMSMDQEELSFYDDDVVPQDQQRSASPELMGLLSPEGSPQRFQIVRQPKILPAMGVSSDHTPARSFRIFNSLSSTCSMESSMDDEYMELFEMESQSQQTALGFPSGLNSLISGQIKEQPAAKSPAGLSMRRPSVRRCLSMTESNTNSTTTPPPKTPETARDCFKRPEPPASANCSPIQSKRHRCAAVEKENCPAPSPLSQVTISHPPPLRKCMSLNDAEIMSALARSENRNEPELIGDFSKAYALPLMEGRHRDLKSISSETVARLLKGEFSDKVASYRIIDCRYPYEFEGGHIEGAKNLYTTEQILDEFLTVQQTELQQQQNAESGHKRNIIIFHCEFSSERGPKMSRFLRNLDRERNTNAYPALHYPEIYLLHNGYKEFFESHVELCEPHAYRTMLDPAYNEAYRHFRAKSKSWNGDGLGGATGRLKKSRSRLML
- the CG45544 gene encoding uncharacterized protein, isoform A; this encodes MISGPTTAEATNQMSYGFIPLNSFGQLLLLLQEEPRGSSLWKTTSTKRREGRRNHKVVLNKLKKRIGKEKAQNQSHS